Genomic DNA from Porites lutea chromosome 4, jaPorLute2.1, whole genome shotgun sequence:
tatagaatattaagcaggaagtctcagaagtcttcttagcctgctctaggcactagggggattccctatccaaactgtagctgctgttgaaagatatattttacttcttaagaggagatatctgaaactgataaactatgattcaagaacagctcaacagtgcaaatgtgaagtgtcaatacgtcattttaatcttatattactttccttgctctcgatatttttcctcgtctttttcTTTCCAAGTGTGATTTTctggctcagtgagaaacgaaccatcttggcctaataataatattacctgtaagttgtctcttctttgcactccaagaaatcgacttgtgaatgtctttgaatagcctgagaatgacttttccggaacttagaacaaatcgctgttgagagtaattcaggctcacaaagttaacgccagtgactgaacaagctttagcatgtgatagggaacgccctctttcccttgtgccgctgcgcccttactccactgctgtcccagttCTTATATACTGcgtgcgtttttagaaaactttctttgctgtagaaaacatttcaacaatctgaattgaaacactaagtccctcacatgaggttgccttcaaaagccAAGTAGGTTATTACGCAGACAgctttttttacgtcatgcaaaaatctaaactgcgcttagtggcctgactatttccgcatgaagttcattcgatgatacgagtctgaaaatcttcaatgttggaacactggaaaactttgcaaaagggctgggtaaatgcccttaactccctttatgacttattcttgatactcgataatcttctttgtaagggtgagaacctaaataaatacaacacgttttcacagctacgaaaaatagaatctaccacatggttcaaataaagaggatttctttaactgagaagtttatgatatgcttaataaataagagcagttttatatatctcacacaaagcaaataaaacggaattgtcacaattgcattgaaatgaaatacaatttagatgtcataaaatgttatgtcatgttatgttatgttagaacatcaaacctggtagatattcaggctcttgaaTTGCCTTAATTcaacagaatgttaattgaattactacagcacgaataaaccctagacatgaaaaaatgcaaagaaacttttacatcaaccagttccatttatgaaataattctatgttcttagaaacgatctgttttgttttattctgtacacgcgtttctttatttgtatatttattttcttttatttgtttatatttattttagaaatgttaggtaaattgctttaaggcctatggaatagtcatacgtagtaaacatggcgtgacacgcgactcctctgactactagacgtacaaaacgaagcaaaatttgaattttcctttttatcctcagccacttctttgataaaaaaaaggacaggagttaaaaaaatacttacgtgacctcacaagaacaagggtaacaaaaatctcgcggatttcataaatgctccatttgccagtaaattggtttttacagtgaagggcaatcctttttccttcatggccaccagtataattataccgagacctataggcaaggcaaagcACCATCTTTTCTACCTATTCATacgaacgattaaactttcccgcccttgccaaaattagatcatattcggtgaccttcgtacgtgaaaggttacagcttcttagatggttctttacttggacaacgcacttatttagtagaaaaaaactgtctttatcgcgtgaggaaccacaagtaatatttgctatcccggcaaaggaacacttcgcaggtgcatctgccattttggttgtttgccagtagcgtaaactgcgattcaggtggtcagtgggctatggaccgctttgaagaatgactgaaagttcctcagtaattgaaaacggtctaaatctgctattgaaaaatttctggagatagagcggggcggagggggagtcagtgcttgtggaaaacagaatataccgtagtcatttctaagtttgtaatctaagcggggcagagcatcagctgttccggaaaagtcactctcaggctattcaaagacattccacaagtcgatttcttggagtgcaaagaagagacaacttacaggtaatacactcttttttttttttttacaagaatgttgtttttccggcctaggctgaatattcttatttttctgccgattttaggctgaaaatattcttgtactATTCTTAAATAAAGCCTagtgctgtttttgttttcgctaggttttgttatttaaaaaggaaagaatttgtcatatttttttGCGGTTTAGTTTACAGTGTATGTCTTTTGAGCTGaatactgtacatatgtattacatgtaccgttcatcgaactgtcattagcgttaaacattttgctatagctagtgcaggttttttcgttttgttggctagtttcgccgttcagagaaaggaataattttatacgggtaagttaaaaacataaaattgtattgtatttacagatgtttcaacacacaaaattatatctatccttttcaaaatctcagcctcggctttattcttaaaatgtttttaaaatatcgcaaatttcagccgcgatattcttataaaatatattcttatataaaaaaagagtgtattattataaggccaagatggttcgtttctcactgagcccgaaaatcacacttagaaaggaaaagacgaggaaaatagcgagagcaaggaaagtaatataagattaaaatgacgtattgacacttcacatttgcactgttgagctgttcttgaatcatagtatatcagtttcagatatctcctcttaagaagtaaaatatatctttcaacagcagccacagtttggatagggaattcccctagtgcctagagcaggctaagaagacttctgagacttcctgcttaatattctataatttaaaaaagagagacacaaaaaaacattgtaaatgcgaaatgattttccacaaataacaaaagggaaagtgttgcgaattccgcattccggattccggattccggattccagatttcatcccttccacaaactttacaaaaacatggcggacagtaaataagctcatgttcaccgccttctcttccttcttcgtttggttaaaaccatagccacatggaaacaGTGATtaaaagtatgcagtctttaggaatggacaaagttcgagtggcatttacccgatttctcgctttctattctgacaatccttctggactttaacgatggcgaaacaccagcgaaatggcaaagtaaggcaagtttcgccgcTCAcgcctcgaccgaacctgaatggccgccaaaacttttaacacgattcagtagctgaaggattgaactacacaacgATATGCAGGAGAgcctgtaagtgtgagccacttttgagatttaatccactgaatttggctaaaatcgtatgttttgctaagtgggtcaaaggggctaagtgtgtttcctcagattttctaaacgaacaggtgttgctgattctgacctgtattatttgaaagataaaggctcaattaaaataactagtaaattggaagctttgggtcgcactcttttatccggagcaatcggttgaattttgacaaaatttgcatatttcacaagcatctcaggtcctcatgtggcgccgaaagaaaattcgttaaaaaaaatttacagaagcgaatttctccaatctagtttcatatttgttatatacttattaaaagaagtctacaggaaaattatgagcgaaatccattttgtgggcaaaactcgatatgaggatcttacagagactggctcttaaggATTCTCAAACTCACGTAAAAATAGCCTGCCTAGGATTCGTTTCCCCACCAGTTTGTCTATAAACTTGGGACGGAAGTAAAAAAGAGGATAGAGTGGAAAACCTTGCTACGCCTGCTACTGTTGTATTAAGTGTTTTCACTATCCGGCATTAAAACGTTTTGGGTTCGCCGGGCGCGAAAATGAGAAATCTCCTTTAATAAGTGATGTTAATCTAGCCATAATTGGAAGGGCTACAAGGTTGTGGGGCTGCTACTAAATATTAAAGGGGTATCGTTTTGGTCATAAGTCAGGTACATATGCATGACAtgtaaaaaaaggtaatttatgGTTGTCTAGTAGACTTCCGGACGCCAGAACGTTCGAGTACACAATTACATTCCATCACTTTCAATCAGTTAAGACTtacacatcatcatcattgaaGTTACAGAAGTATCAGCTGACACCCCTCAGAGTGCCATGTAATTTCATTGATTACTTTTATATCAGTAATAACTTCATGGTCCACGCGTTAAAAACTGCTATCCTGCTAACCTGCCAAGGCCAATTTCCTGGTTTAGCGTCCACTCCTCCGATAACACGTGTAACAGGGGACCTACCACAAGACGAGGGCGGCGAGGTGGGTGGTGGAGGTGTGGAAGGACCTGGACCTGTAAACACAGACCCATGTATAATTAAAAACTTCCTTCTTTACATTGGTTGAGGACTAAACCGATAAATGCTAAACAATTTCAGTGTCTGTTTTACTAACGGTTTGATGGGGTACTGTTTGATGGACGAACctaaaagtttcattttcaaaataattttaaaaaatggtatattaaaATTCTGCGCGAAAATGTCCCATCGTCcactttaataaaaaaaatccacGCCGtataattttttccatttcgATTTTAATGCCAAAAGATATCGACCGTAAAAAAGTAGGGGTGACTTGTTTAACTTTCTAGATATCAGTGGTGGAAGCTGAAGAAAGAGTCTGGGTAAACCTTAAGATACGTTGCCTTTGTAGCTGCCTATGACCAAAAAAACAATCATTTAAGTCAATTACTAAATGTATTATCCAACTTTACGAAACTATGGCTTTGGCCTAGACTGCAAGACAAGTACAGTCCGTATTTTtccgtattcaagtacgcgcgaacagtcaaacaaaaggtggTTCTTGCTAAaacgattttgagaaaaaactcCGACTGTTTTGCAATCAAGCTTTGGCCTACCTTTtggttcttttcttttaaagttaaaaccGTCAAAAAAGATGGCAGATTTGGTTGTGCTACTTTAAACTGAACGGATTATCTATAGCTAAATTaagtcaaaacaaaatgaacactTACTACACCAGCCACAAGACTTTGCGCAGTACTTCTTCGTCCATTCATGGTGGTATTGACAGTATCCTGGGTTTTGTGCCAAAGTTGGACACTGATCAGCGTACCACTCACTGTCTTTGCACCCTACGGGAGGAAAAGAATAACAGATTCAAACGGGCGCTAACTGTTTGCCAAACTGATGTCTTCGAAGCAAAACAGTTAAATGTTTCTCTCTTATAGTCGATTTAGCTCAAAAGTACATGTGGTAAGGAGCAATGtctgtttgaaaatattttgtttacttgAGTTACGTAGGAGAACCGTTATGATATGCGgaattaaaaagcaaaattacGACGTAACGGGGTGTGTGCTCTCCTTTATTGTACGAAAGAGACAAGTCAGGTACATGATAGCAAAATAATTGACAGAGAATTAATAAAGACCTCTACGTGTACCAATCAAGACGTCAGTAGAAGAAGTCTGATCTGTTTGTTATAGAGATTCGACGTCAAAACTTGAAAGAGTTTTCGGTATAGTGGGTAATCTTGTGAACATGTTAGCAATACTATTGGTTAAATATTCCCACTAAATCTTAAAAGGTAAAGACGCACACGATCgcaagccaaaggcccaaacggcagGATGGACGGGATGCCAGTTCATCGCAcggttaccccccagcagtatgtcgcagGTACCCATTCAGACACCTGGGTGAAGACATCGAggcaaagtggagtaaagttccttgtctaaggaaataACGagacgggcgaggcttgaaccccagaCCTCCAGGGGTTCGAGGTGACTGctcggccacacacgcctccacaAGATCCTAAAGCTAACTAAAGGCAATCAAAAATTCTGATTCTCAAGAAGTTTCGAACTGTATCTGTTCAGTCCTAATATATTTACCTGAGGGTGCTATTGTTGTTGGCTTTGGAGGTGTTGGTGCTTGTGTCGGTTTCGGAGGGGTTGGTGCTGGTGTCGGTTTGGGCGTAACACCACCTGAAATTTTGCTCCTGACCCATGAGCTAAGATATCGAACATTGGCGTATACGCCAAACCTGCCTGGTGCAGCACATCCGTATCCCCAGCTAGTTACTCCTTCCAGTTGCCATTTGCCATTGTACTCACAGACCAGTGGTCCACCACTATCACCCTGACATGCATCCACCCCACCTTGATCTAGTCCCGCACACAACATAGAGTCATGGATCTTTCCAGGATATGCTTTCAAGCAACGGGTCTTCGACACAAGGGGCACATCTACCTGCATTAGTTTAGTTGGAGAAGCTCCCCCCGAAGCCAGTCTTCCCCAGCCGGTGATCCAACACTTCTTGTTGGAGTTGTCTATCGGTAACGGTAGATTAGCATCTGGCAGACAAACAAGACCAACTCCTTTGCCCAGCTTTGCAGGCTTTGCCAGCTTCAATAGCGCAATATCATGGCTGTATCTTTGAGGGGAATGATATTTTTCGTGTATATAGATTTCTGCCACGTCAATATCTTGTTCGGTCCCAACAGTACCAGTTGTGCGGAAATGCGCTCCTAACCTAAGTAAGATATTTAACGTCATAAAGTGTCAAAGTTATTATTCaggatttattattattcttatttttaattatcattAATATATTATATGAACTCAAGCGACAGTAAAATATTTGTCAAATTCAGTAAGGCCACGTAACTAGCTCACCATAAAAAAGCTaggctgaaagaaaaagaaaaaagaaaaaaaggcaaccCGAAAAAAGTCTTTGGTGGATGGCGCAAACaactattttataatttttataacaATTTTATAAGTGCTTGGGTGCTCAATGTATTGACCCTCATAGATGAAACTAATAAAAAGctctttccccccccccccccccgccgattttaaaggaaaaacacaTCTCATGcaatctgaatgaaaatgaaaaaaaaaatgtttgaattaGCATATGCACAACGAATTTTATACCTGATTTTTACTTGTGATGGATTGGAATTTGTGAGACAATGTGTTGCTGAGACAACCCAGTAAGGGTCGATCAGTGACCCTCCACAGAACGGAAATCCATAAGTTGACCTTAATTGAACTTGCCAAGGCCAGCTGTTCACAGCTGCTTCATGGCCTCCGACAATTCTGGTGTGGGGACGAGAACCACAATTCCCTGGCAATGAATGTTATGAGACAAAAAACAATTTGAAGGTAACTTTCATTTGCTCGTTCTTTGAAGGATGCAAAATAATGTGGTAAACGAGGTACGACCTAAAGGGTTGTGTGCTATCCTTTATTTTCAAAGAGACAGAGTCAGGTACATGATAGGGAAATAATTGACAGAGAATTAATAAAGACCTCTACCTGTACCAATCAGGACGTCAGTAGTAGAACTCTGATCTGTTTGTTATAGAGATTCGACGTCAAAACTGGAAAGACTTTTCGGTATAGTGAGTAATCGTGTGAACATGTTAGCAATACTGTTAGTTAAATAGTCCCACTAAGTTCCtaaaaggtaaaggcgcacacgagccaaatgCCCAATcggccggagcttatcccggtttccgTAGCATTTGGTAAGTctggagtattgctactcccccatGGACGGGATGccagtccatcgcagggttaccccccccCAGCACTATGTCGCTGGTACCCATTCAGACACCTGGGTGAAGACATCGAggcaaagtggagtaaagttccttgtctaaggaaataACGagacgggcgaggcttgaaccccagaCCTCCAGGGGTTCGAAGTAACTGCTCGGCCACACATGCCTCCACAAGATCCTAAAGGTAACTAAAGGCTTTTAAAAATTCTGATTCTCAAGAAGTTTCGAACTGTACCTGTTCAGTCCTGATATATTTACCTGAGGGTGCTATCGTTGTTGGCGTTTGAGGTGTTGGTGCTTGTGTCGGTTTTGGAGGGGTTGGTGCTGGTGTCGGTTTGGGCGTAACACCACCTGAAATTTTGCTCCTGACCCATGAGCTAAGATATCTAACTTTGGCGTATACGCCAAACCTGCCTGGTGCAGCACATCCGTATCCCCAGCTGGTTACTCCTTCCAGTTGCCATTTGCCGTTGTACTCACAGACCAGTGGTCCACCACTATCACCCTGACATGCATCCACCCCACCTTGATCTAGTCCCGCACACAACATAGAGTCATGGATCTTTCCAGGATATGCTTTCAAGCAACGGGTCTTCGACACAAGGGGCACATCTACCTGCATTAGTTTAGTTGGAGAAGCTCCCCCCGAAGCCAGTCTTCCCCAGCCGGTGATCCAACACTTCTTGTTGGAGTTGTCTATCGGTAACGGTAGATTAGCATCTGGCAGACAAACAAGACCAACTCCTTTGCCCAGTTTTGCAGGCTTTGCCAGCTTCAATAGCGCAATATCATGGCTGTATGTTTGAGGGGAATGATATTTTTCGTGTATATAGATTTCTGCCACGTCAATATCTTGTTCGGTCCCAACAGTACCAGTTGTGCGGAAATGCGCTCCTAACCTAAGTAAGATATTTAACGTCATAAAGGGTCAAAGTCATTATTCAGaattctattattattattattattattaattatcattattatatttaatGAACTCAAGCGACAGTGAAATATTTTGCTAACAATCATTGAAGCTAAGaggaaaattaaatatttgtcAAATTCAGTAAGGCCACGTAACTAGCTCACCATAAAAAAGCTaggctgaaagaaaaagaaagaggaaaaaaaggcAACTGAAAAAAGTCTTTGTATGGCGCAAACaactattttataatttttataacaATTTTATAAGTGCTTGGGTGCTCAATGTATTGACCCTCCTAgatgaaactaaaaaaaagctctttctcccccccccccctttttctAAAGGAAAAACACATCTCATGCAAtctaaatgaaaatgaaaaaaaaaatgtttgaattaGCATATGTACAACGAATTTTATACCTGATTTTTACTTGTGATGGATTGGAATTTGTGAGACAATGTGTTGCTGAGACAACCCAGTAAGGGTCGATCAGTGACCCTCCACAGAACGGAAATCCATAAGTTGACCTTAATTGAACTTGCCAAGGCCAGCTGTTCACAGCTGCTTCATGGCCTCCGACAATTCTGGTGTGGGGACGAGAACCACAATTCCCTGGCAATGAATGTTATAAGACAAAAAACAATTTGAAGGTAACTTTCATTTGCTCGTTCTTTGAAGGATGCAAAATAATGTGGTAAACGAGGTACGACCTACATGGTGCtatccttttttttcaaagagaaagagTCAGGTACATGATAGGGAAATAATAGACAGAGAATTAATAAAGACCTCTACCAATCAGGACGTCAGTAGTAGAACTCTGATCTGTTTGTTATAGAGATTCGACTTCAAAACTGGAAAGACTTTTCGGTATAGTGAGTAATCGTGTGAACATGTTAGCAATACTGTTAGTTAAATTGTCCCACTAAATTCCTAAATtgtaaaggcgcacacgagccaaaggcccaaacggcaggagcttatcccggtttccgTAGCATTAGGTAAGTctggagtattgctactccgcCATGGACGGGATGccagtccatcgcagggttaccccccagcacTATGTCCCTGGTACCCATTCAGACACCTGGGTGAAGACATCGAggcaaagtggagtaaagttccttgtctaaggaaataACGAGACGGGCGAGGCTAACTGctcggccacacacgcctccacaAGATCCTAAAGCTAACTAGAGGCTTTCAAAAATTCTGATTCTCAAGAAGTTTCGAACTGTATCTGTTCAGTCCTGATATATTTACCTGAGGGTGCTATTGTTGTTGGCTTTGGAGGTGTTGGTGCTTGTGTCGGTTTTGGAGGGGTTGGTGCTGGTGTCGGTTTGGGCGTAACACCACCTGAAATTTTGCTCCTGACCCATGAGCTAAGATATCGAACATTGGCGTACACGCCAAACCTGCCTGGTGCAGCACATCCGTATCCCCAGCTAGTTACTCCTTCCAGTTGCCATTTGCCGTTGTACTCACAGACCAGTGGTCCACCACTATCACCCTGACATGCATCCACCCCACCTTGATCTAGTCCCGCACACAACATAGAGTCATGGATCTTTCCAGGATATGCTTTCAAGCAACGGGTCTTCGACACAAGGGGCACATCTACCTGCATTAGTTTGGTTGGAGAAGCTCCCCCCGAAGCCAGTCTTCCCCAGCCGGTGATCCAGCACTTCTTATTGGAGTTGTCTATCGGTAATGGTAGACTGGAATCTGGCAGACAAACAAGACCAACTCCTTTGCCCAGCTTTGCAGGCTTTGCCAGCTTCAATAGCGCAATATCATGGCTGTATCTTTGAGGGGAATGATATTTTTCGTGTCTATAGATTTCTGCCACGTCAATATCTTGTTCGGTCCCAACAGTACCAGTTGTGCGGAAATGCGCTCCTAACCTAAGTAAGATATTTAACGTCATAAAGTGTCAAAGTTATTATTCAggattttattatcattattattattgttatttttaattatcattattatattatataaacTCAAGCGAGAGTGAAATTTTTTGCTAACATATTGAAGCTTAGGGAACAATTAATTATTTGCCAAATTTGGAAAGGTCACGT
This window encodes:
- the LOC140934056 gene encoding transmembrane protease serine 9-like; amino-acid sequence: MDAVILVLSCLLCTVTSSAGNCGSRPHTRIVGGHEAAVNSWPWQVQLRSTNGFPFCGGSLIDPYWVVSATHCLKNLFGSTKPSEVKIRLGAHFRTTGTVGTEQDIDVAEIYRHEKYHSPQRYSHDIALLKLAKPAKLGKGVGLVCLPDSSLPLPIDNSNKKCWITGWGRLASGGASPTKLMQVDVPLVSKTRCLKAYPGKIHDSMLCAGLDQGGVDACQGDSGGPLVCEYNGKWQLEGVTSWGYGCAAPGRFGVYANVRYLSSWVRSKISGGVTPKPTPAPTPPKPTQAPTPPKPTTIAPSGNCGSRPHTRIVGGHEAAVNSWPWQVQLRSTYGFPFCGGSLIDPYWVVSATHCLTNSNPSQVKIRLGAHFRTTGTVGTEQDIDVAEIYIHEKYHSPQTYSHDIALLKLAKPAKLGKGVGLVCLPDANLPLPIDNSNKKCWITGWGRLASGGASPTKLMQVDVPLVSKTRCLKAYPGKIHDSMLCAGLDQGGVDACQGDSGGPLVCEYNGKWQLEGVTSWGYGCAAPGRFGVYAKVRYLSSWVRSKISGGVTPKPTPAPTPPKPTQAPTPQTPTTIAPSGNCGSRPHTRIVGGHEAAVNSWPWQVQLRSTYGFPFCGGSLIDPYWVVSATHCLTNSNPSQVKIRLGAHFRTTGTVGTEQDIDVAEIYIHEKYHSPQRYSHDIALLKLAKPAKLGKGVGLVCLPDANLPLPIDNSNKKCWITGWGRLASGGASPTKLMQVDVPLVSKTRCLKAYPGKIHDSMLCAGLDQGGVDACQGDSGGPLVCEYNGKWQLEGVTSWGYGCAAPGRFGVYANVRYLSSWVRSKISGGVTPKPGCKDSEWYADQCPTLAQNPGYCQYHHEWTKKYCAKSCGWCSPGPSTPPPPTSPPSSCGRSPVTRVIGGVDAKPGNWPWQVSRIAVFNAWTMKLLLI